A section of the Malus sylvestris chromosome 17, drMalSylv7.2, whole genome shotgun sequence genome encodes:
- the LOC126611564 gene encoding protein LURP-one-related 12 gives MKERVLVEPAFVFDQDTHLTVSKTSIFFPGDGFTVYDCKGQMVFRVDSYAPDAHDSSELVLMDPQGRCLLTVRRKRPSLHQRWEGFVGERTDGQKPIFSVRRSSIIGRSNVTVEVFGDPGEEYHIEGSFAQRCCTIFNTEKEPVAEIRRKVDASTHVVLGKDVFSLCLKPGFDGAFAMGVVLVLDQINGDDNVFDDDVVEEAEPTAED, from the exons atgaaagagcGGGTGCTTGTGGAACCTGCGTTCGTATTTGATCAGGATACCCACCTCACCGTTTCCAAAACCTCCATCTTCTTCCCCGGCGACGGCTTCACCGTCTACGACTGCAAAGGCCAGATGGTCTTCCGAGTCGACTCTTACGCCCCCGACGCCCACGACAGCAGCGAACTCGTCCTCATGGACCCCCAAGGCCGCTGCCTTCTCACTGTACGCCGAAAG AGACCGAGTCTGCATCAACGGTGGGAAGGCTTTGTGGGTGAGAGAACGGACGGCCAAAAGCCCATCTTCAGCGTACGGCGGTCCTCCATAATCGGACGGTCGAACGTGACGGTGGAGGTGTTCGGAGATCCAGGGGAGGAGTACCATATCGAGGGCTCGTTCGCGCAGCGCTGCTGCACGATCTTCAATACAGAGAAGGAACCGGTGGCTGAGATCCGACGCAAAGTGGATGCCTCCACCCACGTGGTGCTCGGGAAGGACgttttctctctctgtctcaaGCCTGGATTCGATGGGGCGTTTGCCATGGGAGTGGTGCTCGTGCTTGATCAGATCAACGGCGACGATAACGTTTTTGATGATGATGTTGTGGAGGAGGCGGAACCCACCGCCGAAGATTAG
- the LOC126611919 gene encoding uncharacterized protein LOC126611919 → MDVVKRKRRILETLKLRKVKGTGSSKKARFSIPLTGFLLLCCCLLSALRLTEADYFKYNDPKQPLNARIQDLMKQMTLAEKIGQMTQIERTLATPDVMTKYFIGSVLNGGGSVPSPKASAETWINLVNGLQKGSLSTRLGIPMIYGIDAVHDHNNVYNATIFPHNVGLGITRDPNLVKRIGEATALKVRATEIPYVFAPCITVYRDPRWGRCYESYSEDHKIVQAMTEIIPGLQADMPPTAKKWAPYVSTANLL, encoded by the exons ATGGACGTTgtgaagaggaagagaagaatATTAGAGACTTTGAAGTTAAGAAAAGTTAAGGGGACGGGGA GTTCAAAAAAGGCGAGATTTTCGATACCCTTAACGGGGTTTCTACTCTTATGTTGCTGCTTACTATCAGCTCTGAGACTGACAGAAGCTGACTACTTCAAATACAATGACCCAAAGCAGCCATTGAATGCTAGAATCCAAGACCTCATGAAGCAAATGACTCTTGCCGAAAAGATTGGCCAAATGACGCAGATCGAGCGCACATTGGCGACCCCTGATGTCATGACCAAGTACTTCATTGGGAGTGTGCTTAATGGTGGTGGGAGTGTACCATCCCCAAAAGCTTCAGCTGAGACGTGGATCAATCTGGTGAATGGCCTCCAAAAGGGATCTCTATCTACTCGTCTCGGGATTCCCATGATCTATGGGATTGATGCGGTGCACGACCACAACAATGTCTACAATGCTACTATTTTCCCTCACAATGTTGGACTGGGAATCACCAGAGATCCTAATCTTGTCAAGAGAATTGGGGAAGCAACTGCCCTTAAAGTCAGGGCAACCGAAATTCCTTATGTCTTTGCCCCATGTATTACGGTCTATAGAGATCCAAGATGGGGTAGGTGCTACGAAAGCTATAGTGAAGACCATAAGATTGTTCAAGCAATGACTGAGATAATACCTGGTCTACAAGCAGACATGCCTCCTACTGCTAAAAAATGGGCTCCCTATGTTTCTACTGCAAACCTACTGTAG